From a region of the Nocardioides ginsengisegetis genome:
- the moeZ gene encoding adenylyltransferase/sulfurtransferase MoeZ: MSFPALVEPADELTIDEVRRYSRHLIIPDVGMTGQKRLKNAKVLVIGAGGLGSPALLYLAAAGVGTIGIAEFDEVDESNLQRQIIHGQSDIGRPKAESARDSIREANPYVNVVVHNERLDNDNVLQVFEGYDLIVDGTDNFATRYMVNDAAYFLKIPYVWGSIYRFDGQASVFWPHAEDENGQSVDAPCYRCLYPEPPPPGMVPSCAEGGVLGVLCASIGSIQVNEAIKVITGIGDPIVGKLMIYDALEMEYRKLKVRKDPNCALCGDNPTVTGLIDYETFCGAISDDAAEAAAGSTISVVQLEHMLKERSEGTRDFVLVDVREPNEYEINQIPGSVLIPKGDFLNGSALEKLPSDKQIVMHCKTGVRSAETLAIVKGAGYTDAVHVGGGVVAWVNQIDPSQPSY, encoded by the coding sequence GTGTCTTTCCCCGCTCTCGTGGAGCCGGCCGACGAGCTGACCATCGACGAGGTACGCCGCTACAGCCGCCACCTGATCATCCCCGACGTGGGCATGACCGGGCAGAAGCGCCTGAAGAACGCGAAGGTCCTCGTGATCGGCGCCGGCGGTCTCGGCAGCCCGGCCCTGCTCTACCTCGCGGCCGCCGGTGTCGGCACGATCGGCATCGCGGAGTTCGACGAGGTCGACGAGTCCAACCTGCAGCGACAGATCATCCACGGCCAGTCCGACATCGGCCGCCCCAAGGCGGAGTCGGCGCGCGACTCGATCCGTGAGGCCAACCCCTACGTCAACGTCGTGGTGCACAACGAGCGCCTCGACAACGACAACGTGCTGCAGGTCTTCGAGGGCTACGACCTCATCGTCGACGGCACCGACAACTTCGCCACGCGCTACATGGTCAACGACGCGGCGTACTTCCTGAAGATCCCCTACGTCTGGGGCTCGATCTACCGCTTCGACGGCCAGGCGTCGGTCTTCTGGCCGCACGCCGAGGACGAGAACGGCCAGTCGGTCGACGCGCCCTGCTACCGCTGCCTCTACCCCGAGCCCCCGCCGCCGGGCATGGTCCCGAGCTGCGCCGAGGGCGGCGTGCTCGGTGTCCTGTGCGCGAGCATCGGCTCGATCCAGGTCAACGAGGCGATCAAGGTCATCACCGGCATCGGCGACCCGATCGTCGGCAAGCTGATGATCTACGACGCCCTCGAGATGGAGTACCGCAAGCTCAAGGTCCGCAAGGACCCCAACTGCGCGCTCTGCGGCGACAACCCGACCGTCACCGGGCTCATCGACTACGAGACCTTCTGCGGCGCGATCTCCGACGACGCCGCCGAGGCGGCCGCCGGGTCGACGATCTCGGTCGTCCAGCTCGAGCACATGCTCAAGGAGCGCTCCGAGGGCACCCGTGACTTCGTGCTCGTCGACGTGCGCGAGCCCAATGAGTACGAGATCAACCAGATCCCCGGCTCGGTGCTGATCCCCAAGGGCGACTTCCTCAACGGCTCCGCCCTGGAGAAGCTGCCCAGCGACAAGCAGATCGTCATGCACTGCAAGACGGGCGTGCGCTCGGCCGAGACGCTCGCGATCGTCAAGGGCGCCGGCTACACCGACGCCGTGCACGTCGGCGGCGGCGTCGTGGCCTGGGTCAACCAGATCGACCCCAGCCAGCCGTCGTACTGA
- a CDS encoding TetR/AcrR family transcriptional regulator produces the protein MSAGQHDATEARPRGGRMPRRERRVQLLESALEVFVAQGFHAAAMDDIAERAGVSKPVLYQHFPGKLDLYLALLDASCDTIIDNCRAALESTHDNKLRVAATMEAFFEYVAGDTGAFRLVFESDLTNEPAVREQVERVTTECAAMIAHVIHDDTGLPDEASRLLAVSLVGMAQVSARFWLTDAGGIGKSDAAALVAGLAWRGIRGYPLDH, from the coding sequence TTGAGCGCAGGCCAGCACGACGCCACCGAGGCCCGGCCCCGGGGCGGCCGGATGCCCCGCCGCGAGCGCCGGGTGCAGCTGCTCGAGTCCGCCCTCGAGGTGTTCGTCGCGCAGGGCTTCCACGCCGCCGCCATGGACGACATCGCCGAGCGCGCCGGCGTCTCGAAGCCCGTGCTCTACCAGCACTTCCCGGGCAAGCTCGACCTCTACCTCGCGCTGCTCGACGCCTCGTGCGACACGATCATCGACAACTGCCGCGCGGCCCTGGAGTCCACCCACGACAACAAGCTGCGCGTCGCGGCGACCATGGAGGCGTTCTTCGAGTACGTCGCCGGCGACACCGGCGCGTTCCGCCTGGTCTTCGAGTCCGACCTGACCAACGAGCCGGCCGTGCGCGAGCAGGTCGAGCGGGTCACCACCGAGTGCGCGGCGATGATCGCCCACGTCATCCACGACGACACCGGGCTGCCCGACGAGGCGTCCCGCCTGCTGGCCGTGTCGCTGGTGGGAATGGCCCAGGTCAGCGCGCGGTTCTGGCTGACCGACGCGGGCGGCATCGGCAAGTCCGACGCGGCGGCCCTGGTCGCCGGCCTCGCCTGGCGCGGCATCCGGGGCTACCCGCTCGATCACTGA
- a CDS encoding DUF3107 domain-containing protein: MEVKIGVQHAPRELVFETDETAENVEKLVTEAVASGGVLAITDSKHRKVMVSASKIAYVEIGGGVAGQVGFRS, translated from the coding sequence ATGGAGGTCAAGATCGGCGTCCAGCACGCCCCCCGCGAGCTCGTCTTCGAGACCGACGAGACGGCCGAGAACGTCGAGAAGCTCGTCACCGAGGCCGTGGCCTCCGGCGGCGTCCTCGCCATCACCGACAGCAAGCACCGCAAGGTGATGGTCTCCGCCTCGAAGATCGCCTACGTCGAGATCGGTGGCGGCGTCGCGGGCCAGGTCGGCTTCCGCTCCTAG
- a CDS encoding ferritin-like fold-containing protein, translating to MTESTGGTVDPDGPLAFEDPEYREAVVDLLGAIAYGEISAFERLAEDARLAPTLEDKVAIVTMATAEFAHVAPLRERLESLGADPFAAMAPFRSAIDLFHAHTAPSDWFEGLIKAYVGDGMANDFYREIAAYLDAETRDLVVATLEDGGHSRFVVDRVRAAIVADHRLGGRLALWGRRLMGEALTQAQRVAAERDALSALLAGGVDRPGLDLAAIGRMFARITERHAERMAELGLDS from the coding sequence GGCCTTCGAGGACCCCGAGTACCGCGAGGCCGTCGTCGACCTGCTCGGCGCGATCGCCTACGGCGAGATCTCGGCCTTCGAGCGCCTCGCCGAGGACGCCCGGCTCGCCCCGACGCTCGAGGACAAGGTCGCGATCGTGACCATGGCGACCGCGGAGTTCGCCCACGTCGCCCCGCTGCGGGAGCGGCTCGAGTCCCTCGGCGCGGACCCCTTCGCCGCGATGGCGCCGTTCCGCAGCGCGATCGACCTCTTCCACGCGCACACGGCCCCCTCCGACTGGTTCGAGGGCCTGATCAAGGCGTACGTCGGCGACGGCATGGCCAACGACTTCTACCGCGAGATCGCGGCCTACCTCGACGCCGAGACGCGCGACCTCGTGGTCGCCACGCTCGAGGACGGCGGGCACTCCCGCTTCGTCGTCGACCGGGTCCGGGCCGCCATCGTCGCGGACCACCGGCTCGGTGGCCGGCTCGCCCTGTGGGGCCGCCGGCTGATGGGGGAGGCCCTCACCCAGGCCCAGCGGGTCGCCGCCGAGCGCGACGCGCTGTCCGCGCTGCTGGCCGGCGGCGTGGACCGGCCCGGGCTCGACCTGGCCGCGATCGGGCGGATGTTCGCCCGGATCACCGAGCGGCACGCCGAGCGGATGGCCGAGCTCGGGCTGGACTCCTAG